In Chitinivibrionales bacterium, the following proteins share a genomic window:
- a CDS encoding metallophosphoesterase family protein, producing MKIGVVSDTHRNVEYLNNVVDWLLARHKIAMLYHLGDDYDDVKSLEDRYLDIVQVPGIYDDRYTNGSLPKKLMENVLGLRILLVHSMEKDVTPDDKMMCDIILHGHTHHQGITLEDGLLCLNPGHLKGPKDKNLPPTFGLLDIQDKTLHARIFGLDFKPVTTMDLFRSENRLFKG from the coding sequence ATGAAAATCGGAGTGGTAAGTGACACGCACCGCAACGTGGAGTATTTGAACAACGTTGTTGACTGGCTTTTGGCTCGGCACAAGATCGCCATGCTCTATCACCTCGGCGACGATTACGACGACGTGAAAAGCCTCGAGGACAGATACCTTGACATCGTGCAAGTGCCCGGCATTTACGATGACCGCTACACCAACGGTTCCCTCCCAAAAAAGCTCATGGAAAACGTTCTCGGACTCCGCATCCTCCTAGTCCATTCCATGGAAAAAGACGTGACGCCCGACGATAAGATGATGTGCGACATCATCCTTCACGGCCACACGCATCATCAGGGCATAACCCTCGAGGACGGGCTTCTGTGCCTCAACCCGGGGCACCTCAAGGGCCCCAAGGACAAAAACCTGCCGCCGACCTTCGGGCTTCTTGACATCCAGGACAAAACCCTTCACGCAAGAATATTCGGGCTCGATTTCAAGCCCGTGACGACCATGGACCTTTTCAGGTCGGAAAACAGGTTGTTTAAGGGTTGA
- a CDS encoding NAD(P)/FAD-dependent oxidoreductase, with translation MSIPRKFEIAVIGGGPAGIVAALHAAQGGRKVCLIDRKKIPGYPVRCGEAIGLKGFTQSVSLKPGWIKSAIKYMKLVSPCGISVTVPNSYEGYVVDREKMETDMTADAVAAGAEFFPGTSILSIAQINGGYECKGSAGSFSAQCVILAEGIESRLGRSLGWSTNLSLGDVHSCAFARVAHNDIEPEACVFYLGSSHAPGGYVWVFHRGGNTANVGLGVLGSRCKGGMPRELLLKFINERFPGAAVSDLHCAGVPMGKWKKPLVRNGVMLVGDAARMMNCVSGAGIGYALFSGKAAGTVAAQSFIGGACKYERLKTYQKQWASFYGKQQLRSFSLKEVMVTFKDDFLDDVARSITKDPDGKMDILSIFIKAFSKRPLLLLKVIRLLR, from the coding sequence ATGAGCATTCCGCGCAAATTCGAGATCGCGGTCATCGGCGGGGGGCCGGCCGGGATCGTCGCCGCCCTGCATGCCGCGCAGGGCGGAAGAAAAGTGTGCCTTATTGACAGAAAGAAAATCCCCGGGTATCCCGTGCGCTGCGGCGAGGCCATAGGCCTCAAAGGATTCACGCAGAGCGTCAGCCTCAAACCGGGATGGATAAAAAGCGCAATCAAATACATGAAACTCGTTTCGCCCTGCGGTATAAGCGTGACGGTCCCCAACAGCTACGAGGGGTATGTTGTTGACAGGGAGAAAATGGAAACGGACATGACGGCCGATGCCGTGGCGGCGGGCGCGGAATTCTTTCCCGGCACGTCCATTCTGTCAATCGCGCAGATTAATGGCGGATATGAATGCAAGGGCAGCGCCGGTTCGTTTTCCGCGCAATGCGTGATTCTCGCAGAGGGAATTGAATCCCGGCTCGGCCGTTCCCTCGGATGGTCAACCAATCTTTCGCTCGGCGACGTTCATTCATGCGCCTTTGCAAGGGTTGCCCATAACGACATTGAACCCGAAGCCTGCGTTTTCTATCTGGGAAGTTCGCACGCGCCGGGCGGGTATGTGTGGGTGTTCCACCGGGGCGGGAACACGGCGAATGTGGGCCTGGGCGTTTTGGGGTCAAGGTGTAAAGGCGGAATGCCGCGTGAATTGCTTTTAAAATTCATCAATGAAAGATTTCCGGGCGCCGCCGTCTCCGACCTGCACTGCGCCGGCGTTCCCATGGGAAAATGGAAGAAACCTCTGGTAAGAAACGGCGTCATGCTTGTCGGCGACGCAGCGCGCATGATGAATTGCGTGAGCGGCGCCGGCATCGGCTACGCCCTTTTTTCTGGCAAGGCGGCGGGAACCGTTGCCGCGCAGTCTTTTATCGGCGGCGCCTGCAAATACGAACGCCTCAAAACCTATCAAAAGCAATGGGCCTCTTTTTACGGCAAGCAGCAGTTGCGCTCGTTTTCGCTTAAGGAGGTCATGGTGACCTTCAAAGATGATTTTCTTGATGATGTCGCCCGGTCGATCACAAAAGATCCGGACGGGAAAATGGACATCCTTTCCATTTTCATAAAAGCCTTTTCAAAACGCCCCTTGTTGCTGCTTAAGGTGATCAGGCTTCTGCGTTAA
- a CDS encoding cation:proton antiporter, with the protein MQTSFLSTTVIVFGLSILVLLVCYRLRIPTIVGFLLTGMLAGPVVGNRSEVETLAQIGIVLLLFSIGIEFSLKNLVQIKNIVLIGGPLQVLTTIVAVYAASLWLHLSPAQALFMGFLLSLSSTAIVLKRFQEKGEVESPHGKTSLGILIFQDLIVVPMMLLVPILSGKSGALGPSLLLLLVKIIGIVAFMYACIKWIVPKVLFWIAKTRSSELFLLSVIVICFSIAWLTSSAGLSIALGAFLAGLILSESEYSYQALGSILPFRDVFTSVFFISIGMLFDIAFFIHHPVPIILLAAGVLLLKVVIASLIPALLGFPLRTMVLAGLSLGQVGEFSFILAVSGMESGLLDGNTYQVFLGVSILTMAATPFVMGLGDWISDLLHKMPFPRRILSGLDAADAIQSQAFTDKLNDHLIIIGFGVNGRNVARAAKAAGIPYVITEMNPETVRKEKAAGEPIFYGDCTQEAVLAHVKVRRARVVAIGIPDPVATRRVVENARKLNPSVHIIARTRFFQETKPLYDLGASEVIPEEFETSVEIFTRVLMKYLVPRYEIEQFIAEVRSDGYQMFRSISKQKTSFPDLKFALPDVEMNMVWVGEGSFPAGKTIAQLNLRQRFGVTLLAVRRETEIFSNPESSLEICAGDILVFLGKPADNVRFADEVRAGKKL; encoded by the coding sequence ATGCAAACTTCATTTCTCAGCACAACCGTAATCGTATTCGGGCTCTCCATCCTCGTCCTTTTGGTCTGTTACCGGCTTCGTATTCCGACTATCGTTGGATTTCTTCTCACCGGCATGCTTGCCGGTCCCGTTGTCGGGAACCGCAGCGAGGTCGAGACCCTTGCGCAAATCGGAATCGTGCTGCTGTTGTTCAGCATCGGCATAGAATTCTCGCTTAAAAATCTTGTTCAGATCAAAAATATCGTTCTTATCGGCGGCCCCTTGCAGGTGCTGACCACCATTGTCGCGGTTTATGCTGCGTCGCTGTGGCTCCACCTTTCCCCGGCGCAGGCTCTGTTTATGGGATTTCTGCTTTCCCTGAGCAGCACCGCCATTGTCCTTAAGAGATTTCAAGAAAAGGGGGAAGTGGAAAGCCCGCACGGCAAAACCAGCCTCGGCATCCTTATTTTCCAGGACCTCATTGTTGTTCCCATGATGCTGCTCGTTCCCATTTTGTCGGGAAAGTCCGGTGCCTTAGGCCCCTCGCTGCTGCTGCTGCTGGTGAAAATCATCGGTATTGTCGCCTTCATGTATGCCTGCATCAAATGGATCGTGCCCAAGGTGCTTTTCTGGATCGCCAAGACCAGGAGCAGCGAACTGTTTCTTCTCAGCGTCATCGTGATATGTTTTTCCATTGCCTGGCTCACGTCAAGCGCGGGCCTGTCCATCGCTTTAGGCGCTTTTCTCGCCGGACTGATTTTATCTGAATCCGAATACAGCTACCAGGCGCTCGGTTCGATCCTACCGTTCCGCGACGTGTTCACCAGCGTATTTTTCATTTCCATCGGCATGCTGTTCGATATTGCCTTTTTCATCCACCATCCGGTGCCTATTATCCTTCTCGCCGCGGGCGTTCTTCTCCTTAAGGTGGTGATTGCTTCCCTCATTCCCGCCTTGCTCGGGTTTCCCCTGCGGACCATGGTGCTTGCCGGGCTTTCGCTGGGGCAGGTAGGGGAGTTTTCCTTCATTCTAGCGGTGTCGGGCATGGAATCCGGCCTTCTCGACGGCAATACCTACCAGGTATTTCTCGGTGTTTCCATTTTGACAATGGCGGCTACACCGTTTGTGATGGGACTCGGCGATTGGATTTCCGACCTACTTCACAAAATGCCATTTCCCCGGCGCATCCTTTCGGGCCTCGATGCCGCCGATGCAATACAGAGCCAGGCGTTTACCGACAAACTCAACGACCATCTCATCATCATCGGGTTCGGCGTCAACGGCCGCAACGTCGCTCGGGCAGCAAAAGCCGCGGGCATTCCCTATGTGATCACCGAAATGAACCCCGAGACCGTGCGCAAGGAGAAAGCGGCGGGCGAGCCTATTTTTTACGGCGACTGCACGCAGGAGGCGGTGCTCGCGCATGTCAAGGTGCGCCGGGCGCGGGTCGTGGCGATCGGCATCCCCGACCCTGTGGCGACGCGGCGCGTGGTGGAAAACGCACGCAAGTTGAATCCCTCGGTACACATCATTGCGCGTACGCGATTTTTCCAGGAAACCAAACCGCTCTACGACCTGGGCGCCAGCGAGGTGATTCCTGAAGAATTCGAGACCTCGGTGGAAATCTTCACCCGCGTGCTCATGAAGTACCTTGTTCCGCGCTACGAAATAGAGCAGTTCATAGCCGAAGTACGCTCCGACGGCTATCAGATGTTCAGGAGCATTTCAAAACAAAAGACCTCGTTTCCCGACCTCAAGTTCGCGCTTCCGGACGTCGAGATGAACATGGTCTGGGTGGGGGAAGGCTCTTTTCCGGCGGGAAAAACAATCGCGCAACTCAACCTGCGCCAGCGTTTCGGCGTCACGCTCCTCGCGGTGCGCAGGGAAACGGAGATTTTCTCCAATCCGGAAAGTTCGCTTGAGATCTGTGCGGGTGATATTTTGGTTTTTCTGGGAAAGCCGGCGGATAACGTGAGGTTTGCGGATGAAGTGCGGGCGGGGAAAAAATTATGA
- a CDS encoding transketolase: MMSQDMLKRTADTIRILSAAMVEKAASGHPGGAMGGADFIAVLFSEFLCFDPDDMTWPNRDRFFLDPGHMSPMLYSTLMLLGKYTVDDIKNFRQWGSVTPGHPERDVMRGVENTSGPLGEGHSMALGAAIAERFFAARFGEWLSHKTYAYLSDGGIQEDIASGVGRLAGHLGLSNLIMFYDSNSVQLSTPTSQVTSEDTAKKYESWGWHVDTINGNSIAEILRALARANAETEKPTLIIGKTTMGLGALNDKGECFEGKVEMHGMPLSKAGASVEKTIRNLGGNPQDPFAVFPAVKDFFEKVLAQKRKAAKEKKAIQAKWEKENPALAEKFKNFISGKVPAIDYGAIEQKSGAPTRVASGKILSVFAQKVENMIVSSADLCNSDNTEGFLKGGSRVFTKGDFGGGFLQIGVAEHAMAGIMNGIALHGGIVPVCGTFFVFSDFMKPSIRLAALMKLPVKYVWSHDSFRVGEDGPTHQPVEHEMQIRLLERMATSDGKRSMLVLRPADSAETTVAWKLAMENTQSPTALLLSRQVMPELPVFKGPSRYHDACNAARGAYIVFETGSKPNLICIANGSEVSTLINAAQKLSASRGIGLRVVSVISDGLFREQPESYRRQLIPLGLPVFGITAGLSCSFMEIAGVFGKVHGLDRFGASAPFGVLEEKFGFTADSVVKKMELFLDEHKKNVAALSGVISA; encoded by the coding sequence ATGATGTCGCAGGACATGCTGAAACGGACGGCCGATACTATTCGTATACTGTCGGCCGCCATGGTGGAAAAAGCCGCTTCGGGCCATCCGGGCGGCGCAATGGGTGGCGCCGATTTCATCGCCGTCCTTTTTTCCGAATTCCTGTGTTTCGATCCCGACGACATGACCTGGCCCAACAGGGACAGGTTTTTCCTCGATCCCGGACACATGTCTCCCATGCTGTATTCAACGCTCATGCTCTTGGGAAAATACACCGTTGATGATATTAAAAATTTCCGCCAGTGGGGGAGCGTGACGCCGGGGCATCCCGAACGCGATGTGATGCGCGGGGTTGAAAACACTTCAGGTCCGCTCGGCGAAGGCCATTCCATGGCGCTCGGCGCTGCAATCGCTGAACGTTTTTTTGCCGCGCGCTTCGGCGAGTGGCTTTCCCATAAAACCTACGCCTACCTTTCCGACGGCGGAATCCAGGAAGACATTGCGTCCGGCGTGGGGCGGCTTGCGGGCCACCTCGGCTTGTCCAACCTCATCATGTTCTACGACTCAAACTCGGTGCAGCTTTCCACGCCCACTTCCCAGGTGACAAGCGAAGATACGGCGAAAAAGTATGAATCCTGGGGCTGGCATGTCGATACCATCAACGGCAACAGCATCGCCGAGATCCTCCGGGCGCTCGCGCGCGCAAACGCAGAAACCGAAAAACCCACGCTTATCATCGGCAAAACCACCATGGGCCTGGGCGCGCTTAATGACAAAGGAGAATGTTTTGAAGGCAAGGTGGAGATGCACGGCATGCCGCTTTCCAAGGCCGGCGCCTCGGTCGAAAAAACGATACGCAACCTCGGCGGAAATCCGCAGGACCCGTTCGCGGTGTTTCCGGCGGTAAAGGACTTTTTTGAAAAGGTTCTCGCGCAGAAGCGGAAAGCGGCAAAAGAAAAAAAAGCCATCCAGGCGAAATGGGAAAAAGAAAATCCGGCGTTGGCGGAAAAATTCAAGAATTTTATTTCAGGAAAAGTCCCCGCCATTGACTACGGCGCCATCGAACAGAAGAGCGGAGCGCCGACGCGGGTCGCATCGGGAAAGATCCTTTCTGTATTTGCGCAGAAGGTGGAAAACATGATCGTCTCCTCGGCCGACCTGTGCAACAGCGACAATACCGAGGGGTTTCTCAAGGGCGGTTCGAGGGTTTTTACAAAAGGCGATTTCGGCGGCGGCTTTTTGCAAATAGGCGTGGCCGAACATGCCATGGCGGGCATCATGAACGGCATCGCGCTGCACGGCGGCATCGTTCCGGTGTGCGGCACCTTTTTCGTTTTCTCTGATTTCATGAAGCCCTCGATACGTCTTGCGGCGCTCATGAAACTGCCGGTAAAATATGTCTGGTCGCACGATTCATTCCGCGTGGGCGAAGACGGGCCCACGCACCAGCCCGTTGAACATGAGATGCAGATCCGGCTCCTGGAGAGAATGGCAACATCCGACGGAAAGAGGAGCATGCTCGTGCTGCGGCCGGCGGACAGCGCCGAAACAACCGTGGCGTGGAAACTCGCCATGGAAAACACGCAGTCACCCACCGCGCTGCTGCTGTCGCGGCAGGTGATGCCGGAACTGCCTGTTTTCAAAGGACCGTCGCGCTATCACGATGCCTGCAATGCGGCGCGGGGAGCTTATATCGTGTTCGAAACAGGTTCCAAGCCAAACCTTATTTGCATCGCGAATGGCTCTGAAGTTTCAACGCTTATCAATGCCGCACAAAAATTATCGGCATCCCGCGGCATCGGCCTGCGCGTGGTGTCGGTAATCTCGGACGGTTTGTTCCGCGAACAGCCCGAATCGTACCGCCGCCAACTGATCCCGCTGGGCCTTCCGGTGTTCGGAATCACCGCAGGTCTTTCGTGCTCGTTCATGGAAATCGCCGGCGTTTTCGGAAAAGTGCACGGGCTCGACCGGTTCGGCGCATCGGCGCCGTTTGGCGTTCTTGAAGAAAAATTCGGCTTCACCGCCGACAGCGTTGTGAAAAAAATGGAACTTTTTCTCGACGAACATAAAAAAAACGTTGCAGCGCTTTCCGGGGTGATATCCGCGTGA
- a CDS encoding 4Fe-4S binding protein has translation MIEVNLEKCDECATCIGVCPVDAIMLDKSIAVDRARCVACGNCVAVCPVGALSLQIASDKTTSDAQRKHR, from the coding sequence ATGATTGAAGTGAATCTGGAAAAATGTGATGAATGCGCCACCTGCATCGGCGTGTGTCCGGTTGACGCCATCATGCTTGACAAAAGCATTGCCGTTGACCGAGCGAGGTGCGTTGCGTGCGGCAACTGTGTTGCGGTCTGCCCGGTGGGAGCGTTGTCCCTTCAAATTGCTTCCGACAAGACCACTTCCGATGCGCAAAGGAAGCACCGATGA
- the lysA gene encoding diaminopimelate decarboxylase, protein MVNFHLVGEELYCESVPLSALAREFGTPAYVYSKASIINSIELLLGAFESLDVQICFSVKSNSNLSILRLMAQKGLGADIVSGGELFRALKAGIPPEKIVYSGVGKTAEEIRYALKSGIAIFNVESEEELYSLSDIAHSLDVIAPVSLRINPDIDANTHHHTTTAKKENKFGIPAQQAVDLYKRMNSLPHLNPVGIDVHLGSPILSLEPYRQALDVLGDIFTQLHGLGINLHTIDIGGGFGIVYNRETPFTPIQFAGLLAPYAAKLACNFIVEPGRFIVGNSGVLMATVIYVKQARSKLFYICDAGMNDLIRPPFYDAYHAIVPVVQYKDAPQSVADIVGPVCESSDFFAKARTIDKLEKGSLIAIRSAGAYSFSMASNYNSRPRPCEILVDGSHYSVIRRRETYQDLVSLEE, encoded by the coding sequence ATGGTTAATTTTCACCTCGTGGGCGAAGAATTATACTGCGAGAGTGTGCCGCTGTCCGCGCTTGCCCGCGAATTCGGCACTCCTGCGTATGTGTACAGCAAGGCAAGCATCATTAATTCTATCGAGCTTTTATTGGGCGCTTTTGAATCGCTTGATGTCCAAATATGTTTTTCCGTCAAATCAAATTCAAACCTCTCCATTCTCCGCCTCATGGCGCAAAAAGGCCTCGGCGCCGACATCGTTTCGGGCGGCGAACTCTTCCGCGCCCTTAAGGCCGGGATTCCTCCGGAAAAAATCGTTTACTCTGGCGTTGGAAAAACCGCTGAGGAAATAAGGTATGCCTTAAAAAGCGGCATTGCCATATTCAACGTGGAGTCTGAGGAAGAACTGTATTCTCTTTCGGACATCGCTCATTCGCTTGATGTCATTGCTCCCGTTTCGCTCCGCATCAATCCGGACATTGACGCAAACACGCACCATCATACCACAACGGCAAAAAAGGAAAACAAATTCGGCATCCCTGCCCAGCAGGCTGTTGACCTCTATAAAAGAATGAACTCATTGCCGCACCTCAACCCCGTGGGCATTGACGTGCACCTCGGTTCGCCCATTCTTTCCCTCGAACCCTACCGGCAGGCGCTCGACGTGCTCGGCGACATTTTCACGCAATTGCACGGCCTCGGAATCAATCTCCATACCATTGACATCGGCGGCGGGTTCGGCATCGTTTACAACCGTGAAACGCCGTTTACCCCCATCCAGTTCGCCGGCCTCCTTGCGCCGTATGCAGCAAAACTCGCCTGCAATTTCATCGTCGAGCCCGGCCGTTTTATCGTGGGAAATTCCGGCGTTCTCATGGCCACCGTCATCTACGTAAAGCAGGCGCGCAGCAAATTGTTTTACATATGCGATGCCGGGATGAACGACCTTATCCGGCCGCCGTTCTATGACGCCTACCATGCCATCGTCCCGGTGGTGCAGTATAAAGACGCCCCGCAATCGGTTGCCGACATCGTCGGCCCGGTGTGCGAATCGTCTGATTTTTTTGCAAAAGCCCGTACTATTGACAAGCTGGAAAAGGGTTCTCTCATCGCGATACGCAGCGCCGGAGCCTATTCTTTTTCCATGGCGTCCAACTACAATTCGCGGCCTCGGCCCTGCGAGATCCTTGTTGACGGTTCCCACTATTCCGTCATTCGAAGGCGTGAA
- a CDS encoding UbiA family prenyltransferase: MKPSFLCRVADAVFLARPLLLIPVWGYCAFGYVAGLSDVHGFHLSAAWKTPFSTAAWMLVFSCSVGAVYAVNQIADRHVDAVNAGFPMLAKGNIPLPLAGVTAFLLAAAAVLIPLAAYPAVSLFSAAALAVGFLYCVKPFYFSGRAGLDFITNAAGYGFIAFGVGWLLSGAAPGPAFFISSSPYFLLMCAGSISSTLPDIDGDRAYGKNTTAVTIGLRKAHVLASMFIAAGLTVSLLLNDWVALTCSLCAVPLYGAYLVRKTAGLMEATYKIGGLIMMLIAAVVFPYLVAGALLSLVATIAYFRLRFHVWYPSLVPAAHK; this comes from the coding sequence ATGAAGCCATCCTTTTTATGCCGGGTTGCCGACGCCGTATTTCTTGCCCGGCCGCTTTTGTTGATTCCAGTCTGGGGATACTGCGCCTTCGGATATGTTGCGGGCCTCTCCGACGTGCACGGCTTCCATCTTTCAGCCGCCTGGAAAACACCATTTTCCACCGCCGCCTGGATGCTGGTCTTCTCTTGCTCGGTGGGCGCGGTGTATGCGGTGAACCAAATCGCCGACCGGCACGTCGATGCCGTGAATGCCGGTTTTCCAATGTTGGCAAAAGGGAATATTCCGTTGCCGCTCGCGGGGGTAACGGCGTTCCTCCTCGCCGCCGCGGCGGTGCTGATTCCCCTTGCCGCATACCCCGCAGTATCTCTCTTTTCGGCAGCGGCGCTTGCGGTAGGTTTTCTCTACTGTGTCAAACCGTTCTATTTCTCCGGACGTGCCGGTCTGGATTTTATTACCAACGCCGCAGGCTATGGCTTCATCGCGTTCGGTGTCGGCTGGCTTTTGTCCGGGGCCGCACCGGGCCCGGCTTTTTTCATCTCATCATCACCGTATTTTCTCCTGATGTGCGCCGGTTCCATCAGCTCGACGCTCCCGGACATCGACGGAGACCGAGCGTACGGGAAAAATACCACCGCCGTGACCATCGGGCTCCGCAAAGCACATGTTCTTGCCTCGATGTTTATCGCCGCGGGACTCACGGTCTCGCTTCTGCTTAATGATTGGGTGGCGCTCACGTGCTCACTGTGCGCCGTTCCGCTCTATGGAGCCTATCTTGTCCGTAAAACCGCGGGCCTGATGGAAGCAACGTACAAAATCGGCGGATTGATTATGATGCTCATTGCCGCCGTGGTTTTTCCCTATCTGGTTGCCGGAGCCCTTTTGTCGCTTGTCGCCACCATAGCATATTTCAGATTGAGGTTTCATGTCTGGTATCCTTCACTTGTCCCCGCGGCTCATAAATAA
- the rpsT gene encoding 30S ribosomal protein S20, which produces MPQHKACEKHVRKSKKANLKNRSDWSTLRTVIRHVLESKDKKAAQEKLRLAVSFIDKCAGSGLIHKNNAANKKSRLYIHVNKLKG; this is translated from the coding sequence ATGCCTCAACACAAAGCGTGCGAAAAACATGTCCGCAAAAGCAAAAAAGCCAATCTTAAAAACCGCAGCGACTGGTCTACGCTCCGCACGGTCATACGTCATGTCCTCGAGTCAAAGGACAAGAAGGCCGCCCAGGAAAAGCTCAGGCTCGCGGTGTCGTTCATCGACAAATGCGCCGGCAGCGGATTGATCCACAAAAACAACGCCGCAAACAAAAAATCCAGGCTTTATATCCATGTGAACAAGCTTAAGGGTTAA